A part of Oceaniferula flava genomic DNA contains:
- the argF gene encoding ornithine carbamoyltransferase encodes MTHLLSIEELSKERIWKIIDGAVSLKTERKNGGHKKKPLEGQTWAMIFTKSSTRTRVSFEVGIRELGGSVMFLSSNDIQLGRGEPIKDTARVLGRMVHGAVIRTFAQQDVIDFANFSGIPTINALTDDAHPCQILADLLTIRERIGTWEKKKIAFVGDGFNNMSRSWMWAAKELDFELAIAAPQGCLPTQGYLDRLNASNVTLTTDPKEAVKDADVINTDVWLSMGEEGQTEKEALFADYQVNSELLKHAKSSHIVLHCLPAYRGKEITNEVLEAHADSIFQQAENRLHVQKSVLCRLASYGQTFRGMFDSH; translated from the coding sequence ATGACCCACTTACTTTCCATAGAAGAACTTTCCAAAGAACGCATTTGGAAAATTATCGACGGCGCTGTGTCGCTCAAAACCGAACGCAAGAACGGCGGCCATAAGAAAAAACCTCTCGAGGGCCAGACTTGGGCGATGATTTTCACCAAGTCCTCCACCCGCACCCGTGTCTCTTTCGAGGTCGGCATCCGCGAGCTTGGCGGCTCGGTGATGTTTTTGTCGTCCAACGATATCCAGCTCGGCCGTGGCGAGCCGATCAAGGACACCGCTCGGGTGTTAGGCCGAATGGTGCACGGTGCGGTGATCCGCACATTCGCGCAGCAGGACGTCATCGACTTTGCCAATTTCTCCGGCATCCCCACGATCAACGCCCTGACTGACGACGCCCACCCTTGTCAGATCCTCGCTGACCTGCTCACCATCCGTGAACGCATCGGCACCTGGGAGAAAAAGAAAATCGCCTTCGTCGGTGATGGCTTTAACAACATGTCACGCTCATGGATGTGGGCCGCGAAGGAGCTCGATTTCGAACTTGCCATCGCTGCACCGCAAGGATGTTTGCCAACGCAAGGCTACCTCGATCGCCTGAACGCAAGCAACGTCACCCTCACCACCGATCCCAAGGAAGCCGTTAAGGATGCCGATGTCATCAACACCGATGTGTGGCTCTCCATGGGTGAGGAAGGGCAGACCGAAAAAGAGGCGCTGTTCGCTGATTACCAGGTCAACTCCGAGCTACTCAAGCACGCGAAGTCATCGCACATCGTGCTGCACTGCCTGCCTGCCTACCGCGGCAAGGAAATCACCAACGAGGTGCTGGAGGCTCATGCCGATAGCATTTTCCAACAGGCGGAGAACCGCCTGCACGTTCAGAAATCCGTGCTCTGCAGGCTGGCCTCCTACGGTCAGACCTTCCGCGGCATGTTTGATTCCCACTAA
- a CDS encoding aspartate aminotransferase family protein — protein sequence MSYLLPTYANFPLTAVRGEGVRLWDDAGDSYLDFCAGIATCSIGHCHPKLSQAISTQASTLMHCSNLYQIPQQKELARTLVEDFVKTPGKIFFGNSGAEANDGMIKAARRYGHAKPDQDGKARYEVITFNLSFHGRTLGSMAATGQQKVQEGFAPLLPGFRHVPFNDLDALREAINDSTVGIMLEPIQGEGGVNVATADFLKGIAELCAENDLLLMLDEIQCGIGRTGTDMGWQSICPELKPDTISWAKGLGGGFPIGAFYVSDRVIDADGTELSSLMSAGSHGSTYGGNPLACAAALAVLEEIQSAELTGNVQQREQQIRTAITSWEHPVITEIRGKGLLLGFGLNSEALDVPEGATPAAYLCTKLMANKLLTVPAGPETLRWLPPLNVTEAEVSEALEILKNTLDSLAIC from the coding sequence ATGTCCTATCTACTACCCACCTACGCCAACTTTCCGCTCACCGCTGTCCGGGGAGAGGGTGTGCGACTTTGGGACGATGCTGGAGATAGCTACCTCGATTTCTGCGCTGGCATCGCCACCTGCAGCATCGGCCACTGTCATCCGAAACTTTCCCAGGCAATCAGCACGCAGGCATCCACCCTGATGCACTGCTCGAACCTCTATCAAATCCCCCAGCAGAAGGAGCTGGCACGGACTTTGGTGGAGGACTTTGTCAAAACTCCCGGCAAGATCTTCTTCGGCAACTCCGGCGCGGAGGCCAACGACGGCATGATCAAAGCCGCCCGTCGCTACGGCCACGCCAAGCCTGATCAGGATGGCAAAGCGCGTTACGAGGTGATCACTTTCAACCTGTCCTTTCACGGTCGGACCCTGGGTTCGATGGCCGCCACCGGTCAGCAGAAGGTGCAGGAAGGCTTCGCGCCCCTCCTGCCCGGATTCCGCCACGTGCCATTCAATGATCTTGATGCCCTGCGCGAAGCGATCAATGACAGCACTGTCGGCATCATGTTAGAGCCCATCCAAGGTGAAGGCGGCGTCAACGTGGCGACCGCCGATTTCCTCAAGGGCATCGCTGAGCTCTGCGCCGAGAACGACCTGCTGCTGATGCTCGATGAAATTCAGTGCGGCATCGGTCGGACTGGCACCGACATGGGCTGGCAGTCGATTTGTCCCGAGCTCAAACCGGACACTATTTCCTGGGCCAAGGGTCTTGGCGGAGGGTTTCCGATCGGGGCTTTCTACGTCAGCGATCGGGTCATCGACGCTGATGGCACCGAGCTATCCTCGCTCATGAGCGCCGGCTCCCACGGGTCGACCTACGGAGGAAATCCGCTCGCCTGCGCCGCCGCTCTCGCTGTGCTGGAAGAGATCCAGTCCGCGGAACTCACCGGCAATGTCCAGCAGCGTGAGCAGCAGATCCGCACCGCCATCACCAGCTGGGAACACCCGGTGATCACGGAGATCCGCGGCAAGGGGCTATTGTTAGGATTCGGCCTGAACAGCGAAGCCCTCGATGTGCCTGAAGGAGCCACTCCAGCCGCCTACCTCTGCACAAAACTGATGGCTAACAAACTCCTCACCGTGCCGGCCGGACCGGAAACCTTGCGCTGGCTACCACCGCTCAATGTCACTGAGGCTGAAGTCTCCGAAGCTTTAGAAATACTGAAAAACACCCTCGATTCTCTAGCAATTTGCTGA
- a CDS encoding AraC family transcriptional regulator — protein MVTDLEHEHLCRERTEAGWSLDWYGLRDRAFDCSHLFVPGQLHLMFNLSGQGVVMGERTRIGVSPSTISMCFPRSKVMASRLISGQNHEFILLSMTAEWLKKTLGHRQQSIYEALWASVSGDQGEGKPVGHVRSMTLAEKDMARQLSDPPVEGEAATFWYIAKVTEILALHLFRPTDKLSGSAEEPFCLTRKKASGDRVGKVNAWLEDHLDEPLELAKIAEHVGCAPHYLSRLFSKEVGRTISQQLRALRIEKAAELMDSGRYNVTEAAFEVGYNSLSHFTKAFVLEKGIKPSEYLNH, from the coding sequence GTGGTGACGGATTTGGAGCACGAACATTTATGCCGTGAGAGGACGGAGGCAGGCTGGTCGCTCGACTGGTATGGCCTCCGTGACCGAGCCTTCGACTGCAGTCATCTCTTCGTCCCCGGCCAGCTGCACCTGATGTTTAACCTGAGTGGTCAGGGCGTGGTGATGGGGGAGCGCACGCGGATCGGGGTGTCGCCCAGCACGATCTCGATGTGTTTTCCCAGAAGCAAGGTTATGGCCTCGCGGCTGATCAGCGGTCAGAATCACGAATTCATCCTGCTCTCGATGACGGCGGAGTGGCTGAAAAAGACACTGGGGCATCGTCAGCAAAGTATCTACGAAGCACTCTGGGCATCGGTCAGCGGTGACCAGGGTGAGGGCAAACCGGTCGGTCATGTGAGATCGATGACGCTGGCTGAAAAAGACATGGCGCGTCAGTTGTCCGATCCTCCCGTGGAGGGGGAGGCGGCGACGTTCTGGTATATCGCCAAGGTGACGGAAATTCTCGCCCTGCATCTGTTCCGCCCCACCGACAAGCTCAGTGGGTCAGCCGAAGAGCCGTTCTGTCTGACACGGAAAAAAGCCAGTGGCGATCGCGTGGGCAAGGTCAATGCCTGGTTGGAAGACCATCTCGACGAGCCCTTGGAACTGGCAAAAATCGCAGAACATGTCGGCTGCGCGCCGCACTACCTGAGCCGGCTCTTTTCCAAAGAAGTCGGGCGGACTATTTCCCAACAACTACGCGCCCTCCGCATTGAAAAAGCGGCAGAGCTGATGGACTCTGGAAGATACAACGTCACCGAGGCGGCTTTCGAGGTTGGCTACAACAGCCTCAGTCATTTCACCAAAGCCTTTGTCCTCGAGAAGGGGATCAAGCCTTCGGAGTATTTGAATCATTAA
- a CDS encoding DUF6607 family protein, producing the protein MKTLPTLHLAAVLGITALSSLTVSAEEIPTPAQQSDFQKDRAAILAMAGKYKVTFNFHETYALNPQYTLKKKAYQESAHEIVKVVEDSGKHIVLQHLLQVDHGTDIVVVKHWGQVWTYQDTEILEYQQGTTWKKKTLTSNQAQGTWSQYVTQTDDSPRYEGYGTWNHFAGASIWTSEESPRPLPRREYTKRKDYDVVMGVNTHAISANGWVHEQANRKLVKRDGKMEFLCAERGFNIYEKADDHDFSQAENYWKANQSFWKNMRGFWNQAISNSTTFSYRKNANDTSLRKATRRLIPSDDNEKGASSEEIATALEAFIVK; encoded by the coding sequence ATGAAAACATTACCCACTCTCCACCTTGCCGCCGTGCTCGGCATTACCGCCTTATCAAGCCTAACAGTTTCAGCCGAAGAAATACCTACTCCAGCCCAGCAGAGTGATTTTCAAAAAGATCGTGCCGCTATTCTGGCCATGGCAGGCAAATACAAGGTGACCTTCAATTTCCACGAGACCTATGCACTCAATCCTCAATACACGCTTAAAAAGAAAGCATATCAGGAGTCCGCTCACGAAATAGTCAAAGTCGTGGAAGACAGCGGCAAGCACATCGTGCTCCAACACCTGCTTCAAGTAGATCACGGAACGGACATCGTGGTCGTTAAACACTGGGGCCAAGTTTGGACCTACCAAGACACCGAGATCCTCGAATATCAGCAAGGAACGACGTGGAAAAAGAAAACCCTAACATCAAATCAAGCACAAGGGACTTGGAGCCAGTATGTCACCCAGACCGACGATAGCCCACGCTATGAGGGATACGGAACATGGAACCATTTTGCCGGTGCCAGCATCTGGACTTCCGAGGAATCGCCCCGCCCGCTTCCGCGCCGTGAATACACCAAGCGCAAGGATTACGATGTCGTCATGGGAGTGAACACCCATGCCATTTCTGCCAACGGCTGGGTGCATGAGCAGGCGAACCGGAAGCTGGTGAAACGCGATGGAAAAATGGAATTCCTCTGCGCTGAACGAGGGTTCAACATCTACGAAAAAGCAGACGATCACGATTTCAGCCAAGCCGAGAATTACTGGAAAGCAAATCAATCATTCTGGAAAAACATGCGTGGTTTCTGGAATCAAGCCATCAGTAATTCGACAACTTTCAGCTACCGAAAAAATGCCAACGACACCAGCCTACGCAAAGCCACCCGTCGCCTCATCCCAAGCGACGACAATGAAAAAGGTGCCAGCTCCGAAGAAATTGCCACTGCGCTAGAGGCCTTCATCGTCAAGTAA
- a CDS encoding flavodoxin domain-containing protein, with protein MEPVLILYASQTGTAEELAKDINSQLNEVGIPTVCNDVYDCKISALKQYTFCLLLASTWGEGEPPDDAEEFYNALEEAKELDLSQLRFAVFGLGDSGYDEFNECGKNFDRMLAERGGQRMLPRVDCDIDIDGPFEIWGNQIIEQLRALPA; from the coding sequence ATGGAACCCGTCCTTATCCTCTACGCCAGCCAGACTGGCACCGCCGAAGAACTCGCTAAAGATATCAACAGCCAGCTGAACGAAGTCGGCATCCCAACCGTCTGTAACGATGTCTACGACTGCAAAATCAGCGCTCTCAAGCAATACACCTTTTGTCTCCTGCTCGCGAGCACTTGGGGCGAAGGCGAACCGCCAGACGATGCCGAGGAATTCTACAACGCCCTGGAAGAAGCAAAAGAGCTCGACCTCAGCCAGCTACGCTTTGCCGTATTCGGCCTGGGCGATTCAGGCTACGATGAATTCAACGAATGCGGGAAGAACTTCGATCGGATGTTAGCGGAGCGAGGTGGTCAGCGCATGCTCCCACGTGTGGACTGTGACATCGATATCGACGGCCCGTTTGAAATATGGGGAAATCAGATTATCGAGCAGCTCAGAGCGCTGCCCGCATAA
- a CDS encoding TonB-dependent hemoglobin/transferrin/lactoferrin family receptor, which translates to MPTSWKYLIILSAALPHMAYGEDTNSEADAFGELPETYITATRNPTSWLLTPGSGALIQRDAFLQSGGADFGDVAKYDPTVSAPHSLGSSDGTFGYGQTGYSGYNIRGIEGNRILMLVDNIRQPEQFVSTSFAQDTSSAGGAGRDYYDPAMFETTEILKGAASALYGSDALGGVVAYRTPEADDFLTNSANNYGGLLRGQYFSKNDSYAGQAFFAFRQDDISLLFGYAGRTGHETENNGETPPNPADFNSDNYLLKLNWEASDEHAFGFTYEYFKRDRSLETLSADGFVNIFDKEILNWEQQERNRYSLSWDYSPTDVALYDSIESLLYFQNTSNSSINHSESVYGRVRDQEIDFDTRSYGVQSTFRKQAERHQFTYGLDFSMSRSENRFYREDNGLPPYTNRISFAPTDTMRAAVFLQDQFQPSENSPWRVIGGLRLDYYQITPDLSADYLERISQISSSTSEVLPADGHELLTLSPRLDLIYQIDEETSLYAQYSHGVRNPTAEELSMIFDHPDSGSNSAGSITLPNPSLEEEKSDAFELGYKHQSDHQRLLASAFYTRYSDFIENGVNTGELSDDGRDIITTVNRGRVDIYGFELGGSWELGHWFDSLDGLEVGVSTGRTWGIDREEDTWLNTIEPWKTVAWIGYTAPSEKFGLRLTGTYVDGVKHVDDSSGGPYFRPPSYFNLDASGFWKITDSLTLQAGINNILDEQYWQWSNTRKGGSHISNASSIDDRSTAPGVNGFLSLSYQF; encoded by the coding sequence ATGCCCACATCTTGGAAATATCTCATCATACTCTCAGCCGCTCTCCCTCATATGGCCTACGGAGAGGATACTAACAGCGAGGCTGATGCGTTCGGTGAGCTCCCGGAAACCTACATCACAGCAACGAGAAACCCGACAAGCTGGTTACTCACGCCTGGGTCTGGGGCTTTGATTCAACGTGATGCGTTTCTACAATCCGGCGGTGCAGATTTCGGAGATGTGGCAAAATATGATCCCACTGTGTCCGCACCACACAGCTTGGGCAGCTCAGACGGAACCTTCGGTTATGGGCAGACAGGCTACAGCGGATACAACATACGGGGAATCGAAGGAAACCGGATCCTGATGCTGGTGGATAACATCCGGCAACCGGAGCAATTTGTCTCCACTTCCTTCGCGCAGGACACCAGTTCCGCAGGTGGGGCCGGTCGGGATTATTATGATCCGGCGATGTTCGAGACCACGGAAATTCTGAAGGGAGCAGCCAGCGCACTCTACGGTAGCGATGCACTAGGTGGCGTGGTGGCCTACCGCACCCCCGAGGCCGATGATTTCCTAACAAACTCAGCGAATAACTACGGTGGACTTCTTCGAGGGCAGTATTTCAGTAAAAATGACAGCTACGCCGGACAGGCATTCTTCGCCTTCAGGCAAGACGACATCTCTCTGCTCTTCGGCTACGCCGGCCGCACTGGCCATGAGACCGAAAACAATGGCGAAACTCCACCGAACCCCGCCGATTTCAACAGTGACAACTATCTGCTGAAACTCAATTGGGAAGCCAGCGATGAGCATGCCTTTGGATTCACCTATGAATACTTCAAGCGCGATCGCTCTTTGGAAACGCTAAGCGCCGATGGCTTCGTGAATATTTTCGACAAGGAAATCCTGAACTGGGAACAGCAAGAACGAAACCGTTACAGCCTGAGCTGGGATTATTCCCCCACCGATGTGGCGCTCTACGATTCCATTGAATCGCTGCTGTATTTTCAAAACACCAGCAACAGCAGCATCAACCATAGCGAATCCGTATATGGTCGGGTGCGTGACCAAGAGATTGACTTTGATACCCGCAGTTACGGTGTGCAATCGACCTTCCGCAAGCAAGCCGAGCGCCACCAGTTCACCTACGGCCTCGATTTTTCAATGAGCCGCAGCGAGAACCGATTCTATCGAGAAGACAACGGCCTGCCACCATACACCAATCGTATTTCCTTCGCTCCCACCGACACCATGCGGGCAGCCGTTTTCCTGCAAGACCAGTTTCAACCATCTGAAAACAGCCCTTGGCGCGTGATCGGTGGACTTCGTCTCGATTACTACCAAATCACCCCAGACCTATCAGCCGACTACCTTGAGCGCATTTCTCAAATCAGCAGTAGCACTTCGGAAGTTCTTCCTGCGGATGGGCATGAGCTTCTCACCTTATCTCCTCGCCTTGATCTAATCTATCAGATCGATGAGGAAACCTCTCTGTATGCCCAATATTCGCACGGGGTAAGAAACCCAACTGCGGAAGAGCTCTCGATGATCTTTGACCACCCAGACTCGGGCAGCAACTCAGCCGGAAGCATCACTCTGCCGAACCCATCACTGGAGGAAGAAAAAAGCGACGCCTTCGAGCTAGGATACAAACATCAAAGTGATCACCAGCGGCTACTCGCATCTGCGTTCTATACTCGCTACTCAGACTTCATTGAGAATGGCGTCAACACCGGAGAACTGAGTGATGATGGTCGCGATATTATCACCACCGTGAACCGTGGCCGGGTGGATATCTATGGCTTCGAGCTCGGGGGCTCATGGGAACTGGGGCATTGGTTTGACTCACTGGACGGACTGGAGGTCGGTGTCTCGACGGGGCGAACCTGGGGGATCGATCGTGAAGAAGACACCTGGCTGAACACCATCGAGCCATGGAAAACTGTGGCATGGATTGGCTACACCGCTCCTTCTGAAAAATTTGGCCTCCGCCTGACTGGAACCTACGTGGATGGTGTGAAACACGTGGATGACAGCAGCGGAGGTCCTTATTTCAGACCTCCATCTTATTTCAATCTGGATGCCTCAGGCTTCTGGAAAATCACTGACAGCCTGACACTCCAGGCAGGCATAAATAACATTCTCGATGAGCAATACTGGCAGTGGAGCAATACCCGGAAAGGCGGCAGTCACATCTCCAACGCATCCAGCATCGACGACCGAAGCACCGCGCCAGGCGTCAATGGCTTCCTCTCCCTCAGCTATCAATTCTAA
- a CDS encoding DNRLRE domain-containing protein translates to MKNTLLTIALGGLLTISSQAATLANPNFDTDSYIFMGTSAETDPQITLGESLQGTPSHPHFNFGVVSFDVSSLSTSGDKFLSLSSIEYGSTFGGGSLTPTGSATVQVVALGDSFANFQAAADKTTWYDTYVQSGTATVIGTFNFTDQSTEHVDVTDAVNGWINDGSSNYGFALFSTSGAVELASSTYSDDASLQPALVDTVPEPSGAVLAGIGSLLLLLRRQRA, encoded by the coding sequence ATGAAAAATACACTTCTAACCATCGCCTTGGGTGGTCTTCTAACCATCTCATCTCAAGCCGCTACCTTGGCTAATCCTAATTTCGATACAGATAGTTACATCTTCATGGGCACGAGCGCCGAGACCGACCCGCAGATCACTCTCGGAGAATCTTTGCAAGGGACTCCCAGTCATCCACATTTCAACTTTGGTGTGGTGAGCTTCGATGTGAGCTCCCTCAGCACATCGGGAGATAAATTTCTGAGTCTCAGCTCGATTGAGTATGGATCGACTTTCGGTGGCGGCAGTTTGACCCCAACGGGAAGCGCTACCGTCCAGGTGGTAGCCCTTGGGGATTCCTTTGCCAATTTTCAGGCCGCAGCCGATAAAACAACCTGGTATGATACTTATGTGCAAAGCGGAACGGCTACCGTGATCGGAACCTTTAATTTCACCGATCAGAGCACGGAGCATGTCGATGTCACCGATGCGGTGAATGGCTGGATCAATGACGGTAGCAGCAACTATGGCTTCGCTCTTTTCTCAACTTCTGGAGCGGTGGAGTTGGCCTCTTCTACGTATAGCGATGATGCTTCTCTGCAGCCAGCACTGGTGGATACCGTGCCTGAGCCGTCAGGTGCTGTTCTAGCAGGAATTGGCTCCTTGTTACTTTTGCTACGCCGTCAGCGCGCGTAG
- a CDS encoding ABC transporter permease has protein sequence MSELLQRKDDLSDRFGAMTVKELRQGLRRGMFMVPFIVIQLLAVLAMLAEFNMGDVEGFSNRTGVFNPALFFDSGPFWMVAGLICILIMPLGGLALMGQELEEGNHELLLMTPLTRWRVVRGKFLAMWGLCLVTFVSLLPYMIVRYFIGGIDAWRNIVMSLTVICASAVVCSGAIGASSFRTILGRIVVMLMFLFSLGLSGVAPLMWSSSQTDGCGILYHLNALAFGLCYVIFGLSLARSRIRLVVHNYEVKPSWMVIGLLIFTPLVVSMATAMTIGYGGFVGLLGMAAVAWYADVTPTAPKWVAAPVPNIPPQQPMPPQR, from the coding sequence GTGAGTGAACTACTGCAGAGAAAGGACGACTTATCGGATCGTTTCGGAGCGATGACGGTGAAGGAGCTGCGCCAAGGTCTGCGCCGCGGAATGTTCATGGTGCCCTTCATCGTGATCCAACTGCTCGCCGTGCTGGCCATGCTCGCGGAGTTCAACATGGGGGACGTGGAAGGATTTTCGAACAGAACCGGAGTGTTTAACCCTGCCTTGTTTTTTGATTCTGGCCCGTTCTGGATGGTCGCCGGATTGATTTGTATCTTGATCATGCCGCTCGGTGGTTTGGCGCTGATGGGGCAGGAGCTGGAGGAGGGGAATCACGAGCTTTTGTTGATGACTCCGTTGACTCGGTGGCGTGTGGTTCGTGGCAAGTTCCTTGCGATGTGGGGGCTGTGTTTGGTGACCTTTGTGTCGCTGCTGCCCTACATGATCGTGCGCTATTTCATCGGCGGCATCGATGCCTGGCGGAACATTGTGATGTCGCTAACGGTGATTTGCGCCTCGGCGGTGGTGTGTTCGGGCGCGATTGGAGCTTCTTCTTTTCGCACCATTTTAGGCCGTATCGTGGTGATGCTGATGTTTCTCTTTTCGCTGGGGCTCTCGGGGGTGGCTCCGCTGATGTGGAGTTCCAGCCAGACCGATGGCTGCGGGATTCTTTACCACCTCAATGCCCTGGCCTTTGGGTTGTGTTATGTGATTTTTGGCCTGAGTCTGGCGCGTTCGCGGATTCGGTTGGTGGTGCATAACTACGAGGTGAAACCCAGCTGGATGGTGATCGGGTTGCTAATTTTCACGCCTCTGGTGGTCTCCATGGCGACGGCGATGACGATTGGTTACGGTGGCTTTGTCGGTCTGCTGGGAATGGCGGCGGTGGCTTGGTATGCCGATGTCACCCCGACTGCTCCCAAGTGGGTGGCTGCGCCCGTGCCGAACATTCCGCCCCAGCAGCCGATGCCGCCCCAAAGGTGA
- the rtcA gene encoding RNA 3'-terminal phosphate cyclase: MITLNGQDGGGQILRTALSLSMITGEAFRISNIRGLRKKPGLMRQHLTCVQAALEISGGSADGAEMGSTELIFNPGSITAGDYHFKIGTAGSTTLLAQTLIPALLRAGEGSTILLEGGTHNPLAPSACFLQHVFLPQLTKMGAKVELDLQRHGFAPAGGGAIRCRISPCAELKPLHLNERGEEQSRRVLCHLAHVQESVAEREITAACKSLSWDPDCGETIDASDSSAPGNCLSAMMQFSHVTEMVTSHGTYGKSSERVARAAAKSMKNYLNSGAVVGTHLADQLLLPMALAGDGSMITLSPSNHVKTNIKVIQAFLNEPIHITQEADHLHQISIRP; this comes from the coding sequence ATGATAACACTCAACGGTCAAGACGGCGGAGGTCAGATCCTCCGCACCGCTCTCTCGCTCTCCATGATCACTGGGGAAGCTTTTCGCATTTCCAACATTCGCGGACTGCGTAAAAAGCCAGGTCTCATGCGCCAGCACCTCACCTGCGTGCAGGCAGCGCTTGAAATCTCCGGCGGCTCGGCAGATGGCGCGGAGATGGGATCTACCGAGCTCATTTTCAACCCCGGCTCGATCACTGCGGGCGACTACCATTTCAAGATCGGCACCGCTGGCAGCACCACGCTGCTAGCCCAGACATTGATTCCAGCCCTGCTGCGCGCCGGTGAGGGGTCGACAATTTTGTTAGAAGGAGGGACTCATAATCCCCTGGCTCCAAGCGCCTGCTTTCTCCAACACGTTTTCCTCCCCCAGTTGACCAAGATGGGGGCGAAGGTGGAGCTGGATTTGCAGCGTCATGGTTTTGCGCCGGCCGGTGGAGGTGCGATCCGCTGCCGAATTTCACCCTGCGCCGAGCTGAAACCGCTGCATTTGAACGAGCGAGGCGAGGAGCAATCGCGGCGTGTGCTGTGTCACCTCGCTCACGTGCAGGAGAGCGTCGCCGAGCGCGAAATCACCGCGGCCTGCAAGTCGCTGAGCTGGGATCCCGACTGTGGCGAAACGATCGATGCCAGCGACTCCTCAGCGCCGGGGAACTGCCTATCGGCGATGATGCAATTCAGCCATGTCACCGAGATGGTCACCTCGCACGGCACCTACGGAAAATCATCGGAACGCGTCGCGAGAGCCGCCGCCAAATCGATGAAAAACTACCTCAACTCAGGCGCTGTGGTCGGAACGCACCTCGCCGATCAGCTGCTGCTCCCAATGGCCCTGGCAGGCGATGGCAGCATGATCACGCTAAGCCCAAGCAATCATGTCAAAACCAACATCAAGGTGATCCAAGCGTTTTTGAATGAGCCAATTCACATCACCCAAGAAGCCGATCACCTGCATCAAATAAGCATCCGCCCATGA